From a region of the Gemmatimonadaceae bacterium genome:
- a CDS encoding cytochrome c biogenesis protein CcdA: MAGTVGVAIAFGAGLASFLSPCVLPLIPSYITFITGLSLDDANRARRTTVVHALLFVAGFSIIFLALGASATLIGRLLVTYRVWISRVGGVLVLAFGLYLLGVFNLGIFARERRIHLTDKPLGYFGTVLVGIAFGAGWTPCIGPILGSILTYAATQAQVSRGVALLGAYSLGLAVPFVLAAVAVERFLAAFAIVRGHIFWVSRVAGAVLVLVAVLMISDYMSVLTGVLQGWTPNALKQLL; this comes from the coding sequence TTGGCAGGCACCGTCGGTGTGGCGATCGCGTTCGGCGCCGGGCTCGCGAGCTTTCTCTCGCCTTGCGTGCTTCCGCTCATTCCGAGCTACATCACTTTCATCACGGGACTCTCGCTCGACGACGCCAACCGCGCGCGGCGCACGACCGTCGTCCACGCGTTGCTCTTCGTCGCCGGCTTCTCGATCATCTTCCTCGCCCTCGGCGCTTCGGCCACGCTCATCGGTCGCCTGCTCGTCACGTATCGGGTCTGGATCAGTCGGGTCGGCGGAGTGCTGGTCCTCGCCTTCGGCCTGTACCTGCTCGGCGTCTTCAACCTAGGCATCTTCGCTCGAGAGCGCCGGATCCATCTCACAGACAAACCGCTCGGCTACTTCGGGACGGTGCTGGTCGGAATCGCGTTTGGGGCCGGGTGGACGCCGTGCATCGGACCCATCCTGGGCAGCATCCTCACCTACGCGGCGACCCAAGCGCAGGTGTCGCGCGGCGTCGCGCTGCTCGGTGCCTATTCGCTCGGCTTGGCGGTTCCATTCGTGTTGGCGGCCGTCGCCGTGGAACGGTTCCTCGCCGCCTTCGCGATCGTCCGCGGCCACATTTTCTGGGTCAGCCGCGTCGCCGGCGCGGTCCTCGTCTTGGTCGCGGTCCTGATGATCAGCGACTACATGTCGGTGCTCACCGGCGTCTTGCAGGGCTGGACGCCCAACGCCCTCAAACAGCTACTGTAG
- a CDS encoding response regulator: protein MAPHILIVEDNEHVTTALQILLETVPWRVSVADSIESALAVTRSDPPSVALLDLTLPDGDGLLLAEPLKNSGTKRIVVLTGHDDRETRQRCLDAGCSDVLVKPVSVRDLIDRSRDWIAELQ from the coding sequence GTGGCGCCGCACATATTGATCGTCGAGGACAACGAGCACGTGACGACGGCGCTCCAGATTCTGCTGGAGACGGTGCCGTGGCGTGTATCGGTGGCGGATTCGATCGAGAGCGCGTTGGCGGTGACGCGGAGTGATCCGCCGTCGGTGGCCTTGTTGGATCTGACGCTTCCGGACGGCGACGGGTTGTTGCTCGCGGAGCCGCTCAAGAATTCGGGTACAAAAAGGATCGTCGTCCTGACCGGGCACGACGATCGAGAGACTCGGCAGCGGTGCCTCGACGCCGGATGCTCGGACGTGTTGGTAAAGCCGGTCTCGGTGCGTGACCTGATCGACCGCAGCCGGGACTGGATCGCCGAGCTACAGTAG
- a CDS encoding HAMP domain-containing sensor histidine kinase: MTAPTSAEARLAALQTRFEEAMLQIAELRTRDKLKTQFLANISHDLRTPLTAVITHAEILRDGILGDLSPRQLESVNGIIHGGRQLLDQVGEILTYARGAADQLAIIPTRFTVREVLEQASALNESLLKKKRLTLFVEADAGVPVVTADREKIAHVVGNLLGNAIEFTAAGGRVWLKACLASGEPVQSVMVEVGDTGVGIAPEHHDLIFREFAQVDATPSRPHHGTGLGLTIARKLVEMHGGRIWVESRLGAGSRFFFTVPVTPPRAD, encoded by the coding sequence ATGACCGCACCGACGAGCGCAGAGGCGCGACTCGCCGCGCTTCAGACGCGCTTCGAGGAGGCGATGCTGCAAATCGCCGAGCTTCGTACGCGCGACAAACTCAAGACGCAGTTCCTCGCCAACATCTCCCACGACCTCCGCACGCCGCTCACCGCGGTGATCACGCACGCCGAGATTCTCCGCGACGGCATTCTGGGCGATCTGTCGCCCAGGCAACTCGAGAGCGTGAACGGCATCATTCATGGCGGACGTCAGCTGCTCGATCAAGTCGGCGAGATTCTCACCTACGCGCGCGGCGCGGCCGACCAGTTGGCGATCATCCCGACGCGCTTCACGGTTCGCGAGGTGCTCGAACAGGCGAGCGCTCTCAACGAGTCGCTGCTCAAGAAAAAGCGACTGACGCTCTTCGTCGAAGCCGACGCCGGCGTGCCGGTAGTGACCGCCGACCGCGAGAAGATCGCGCACGTCGTCGGCAACTTGCTCGGCAACGCGATCGAGTTCACGGCCGCCGGCGGCCGCGTCTGGCTGAAGGCGTGTTTGGCGAGCGGCGAGCCGGTGCAATCGGTGATGGTGGAAGTCGGCGACACGGGTGTCGGCATCGCGCCAGAGCACCACGACCTCATCTTCCGCGAGTTCGCCCAGGTCGACGCGACGCCCTCGCGTCCGCACCACGGCACCGGGCTCGGGCTCACGATCGCGCGCAAGCTCGTCGAGATGCATGGCGGCCGCATCTGGGTCGAAAGCCGACTCGGCGCCGGCAGCCGGTTCTTTTTCACCGTGCCTGTCACGCCGCCTCGCGCCGATTGA